The genomic stretch CCACGAAGTGCAGATGCGGCGCAGTGCTTTGGCCGCTATTGCCCACGCTGCCCAAACGATCCCCTTTGCCCACGGTCTGACCTAACTGGACGGAAACGCTGCCCTGCTGCAGATGGGCATACAGCGCCATGGAGCCATCGGTGTGCAAGACGCGCACAAAATTCGGACGTGCACCTTGCGGCGGTTTTTGACCCAAGGGGCTATCTGGATGGTCATTTTCAATCTGCATGACCAAGCCGTCTCGTGCTGCAAACACCGGTGTTCCCATGGGCGCGGCAAAATCCAACGCGTGGCGGTTTTCTGGTGTGAAGTGGCTGCTCTTGCCACCGTCTGCCTGATCGATGCGCAGACCGAGTTCCGGCACCGGCAAGCCGTAGTTGAACGCTGCTGCCGTCGTAGCGGGTGGGCCTGGAATGGCGCGCAGACTTGCGTTTACGGCACGCCCTTCGTCGAACTGGTCGAGAAGGTTGCGGGTGTTCGCCGCCAAAGTGCGCTGTATGCTGCGTCCTTGTCCGGTGTCTACCGCGACCTCCACCGGACCCGCCAACGGGTTCACGACCCAGACCTCAATCGACTTGCCGTTTCGCTGGAGTTGCATCTCAACGGTCTGCAAATCTCCGCGGTAGCGCACGCTTTCCAACACCTCAGGCGAGTGGGCTGAGGCACCGGATGAAGGTGGCCAAGTGAGCCATTGCGCATGCAACGCCGTGGGCGCGCAAAGCATGAGCACGCAAACGAGTTTCTGAAGGGTGGTCAGTGTCATTCCGCCAATGTACGTTGCAAACACGTCCTTTGGGGGCCTGGATGAGTATCCATCGCTTCATCCGGATGAAAGTGTTGATATTCTGGAAGGGCCCTTGCATAGTGCAGTTATTCCATCCAGACCGGCAGAGGGACAGGCCCTTTGAAGCCGGGGCAACCTGAGGCGCAAGCCACAAGGTGCCAACTCCTGCGGGGGCCCTCGGGCTTGCCGGAAGATGGTTGAGCGCAGCGCGCTTAAGCGCTGTGCTTTCCGTTCCGACCGTAGTGGTGCTGGCTGGATTCGCCCTAAAGGAATCCAAATGACCACTGCACACGCCGCCTCACTCGAATTCACCACACGCGCAGTCCGCGCCGGCATCGATTGCGATACCGCATTCGGCGCGGTGACACCGCCCTTGGTGTTGTCTTCCAATTTCACCTTCGCGGGCTTCAACGAAAAGCGCAAATATGACTACACGCGCAGCGGCAACCCAACGCGCGATTTGCTCGGTGATGCGCTGGCGTCGCTGGAAGGTGGTTTTGGTGGTGTGATTACGGCCACCGGCATGGGTGCGATCAGCGTCGTTTTGAATGCCGTGTTGTCACCGGAAGACACGGTGGTGGTTCCGCACGATTGCTACGGCGGCAGTTGGCGTTTGTTCAACGCTTTGGCCAGCAAAGGTGCATTCCGTTTGTTGACTGCCGACTTCACGCAAGAAGCCTCGTTGAACGCGGCGCTCTCCGCACATCCAAAATTGGTGTGGATTGAAACACCCTCGAATCCGTTACTGCGCGTCACAGATCTTGAAAAAGTCATTCAAGCGGCGCGCACAGTCGGGGCCTTGACCTGTGTGGACAACACGTTCCTATCGCCCGCATTGCAGCGCCCTATCGAATTCGGTGCAGATGTCGTAGTGCATTCCACCACGAAATACATCAATGGCCATAGCGACGTGGTCGGTGGCGCAGTGATTGCTGCGAATGAAGCCTTGCACGCGGAGTTCACTTGGTGGGCCAATTGCCTGGGTCTGACGGCATCACCGTTTGATAGCTTTCTCACCTTGCGCGGCCTTCGCACCTTGGATGCGCGCTTGCGCGTGCACACCGAGAACACACAAGTCTTGGTCGATTGCTTGAGCGCACATCCGGCCGTGCGCAATGTGAACTATCCGGGTTTGCCGTTGCATCCGGGACATGACATTGCCGCGCGCCAACAACACGGTTTTGGCGCCATGCTTTCGTTCGAATTGCAGGGCGACACCGAGGCGGACCAAGTGCTCGCCGTGCGCGCATTTCTCGATGGCTTGCAGTGCCTGACCTTGGCCGAATCACTTGGCGGCGTGGAAAGTTTGGTGGCACATCCGGCGACCATGACGCATGCCGCCATGACCCCGGAAGCGCGCACAGCCGCTGGGATTTCGAACAGCCTGTTGCGTGTGTCGGTCGGAATCGAGCATGCAGATGACTTGTTGGCTGATGTGAACGCCGGTCTTGCACGCGCCGCACGTGCATTGGCATCCTGTAAACCAAAGGTCGCCGCATGAGCGTCGCCTGTTTACGTCCTGCGCTTGAGATCCACGCCGCACCGAGAATCACGGTGTTGGGCACGGGCACAGTCGGTCGCGCATTTGTCGCACGCCATGTGGCTTTGAAGTCGCGTGGTGTGTCTGTGCCGGAGATTGCAGGGATTGCAAACACGCGCGGATTCTGTCGCGTGGATCGTGATTGTCCTAATACCGTGTTGAATCAACTTCGTGAAAGCACGGCACGTTCTGAAGCGAGCTGGATCTCGTCTGCTGAATTCGGGCGAGGCGACATCGTGGTCGATGCAAGTGCGAGCGACCTCATCGCCCAGCAGCATGCAGGATGGTTGCGCGGCGGTGCACACGTTGTCACAGCCTGCAAGTTGGGCACAGGCACGTCGCGCGTGCGTTGGCAAGACATTCGCGATGCGCAAACCCATACAGGCACCGGCTACGGTGACAGCGCCACCGTTGGGGCGGGCCTGCCCTTGATTCGCACCTTGCGTGAACTCAGCGAAGGCGGGGATCGCATCACAGCGGTCGCGGGCGTGTTATCCGGATCGCTTGCTTATCTCATGAACAACTTCGACGGCATGCGACCCTTCTCGAGCTTTGTGCGCGCGGCCCATCAAGCGGGCTATACCGAGCCGGACCCGCGCGAAGATCTCTCCGGCGAAGACGTGCGACGGAAAGTACTCATTCTGGCGCGTGCCGCTGGTTTAGCACTGGATGTCGAAGACGTGCAGGTGGAATCGCTCGTGCCGGCGGGACTTCAAGACGTGTCACTGGAGACATTCAACCGACGTTTGCCTGAAATCGATCCGCAGATGCGCGCACGCTTTGCACGTGCGCATAAAAAATCGGAAGTCTTGAAGCACATGGGTCGCTTCGAATTTCTGACCGATGGCACCTTGATTGCACGCGTCGGTTTAGTGTCGCTGCCCGCATCGCACGCAATCGCATCGGGCGCTGGAACAGACAATCGCGTTGCGATTTGGACCGATCGATACTGTGACAATCCGCTCGTGATTCAAGGTCCTGGTGCGGGTGCAGAAGTTACAGCCGGTGCCTTGATGGATGACGTACTGCGTATTCAGCGCGCGCACTAAATGCGCGCGCCAGTTCTCAGCACTCGATGACGTTGACGGCGAGACCACCGCGTGACGTTTCTTTGTACTTGTCTTGCATATCTCGGCCGGTATCACGCATGGTCTTGATGACTTTGTCCAAGCTGACCTTGTGGCTACCGTCGCCACGCATGGCCATACGTGCTGCGTTGATTGCTTTGACCGAGCCCATCGCATTGCGCTCAATGCAGGGAATCTGCACGAGGCCGCCGATCGGATCACAGGTCAATCCAAGGTTATGCTCCATGCCAATTTCTGCCGCATTTTCGACTTGGCGTGGCGTGCCACCCAAGGCGGCTGCCAAACCTGCAGCGGCCATTGAACAGGCCACACCGACTTCGCCCTGACAGCCCACTTCCGCACCACTGATGCTGGCGTTCTCTTTGTACAGAATGCCGACGGCGGCCGCGGTCAGGAGAAAATCAAATACGCCTTGCTCATTGGCATTCGGAATAAAGCGTGCGTAGTAGTGCAGCACGGACGGCACGATGCCCGCCGCACCATTGGTCGGCGCGGTAATCACGCGTCCGCCCGCGGCATTTTCTTCATTGACGGCGAGGGCATACAGGTTGACCCAATCGAGCACGGTCAGCGGATCGCTCATGCCGGCTTCGGGACGACGTTGCAATTCGACGTAGAGACTCGGCGCACGTCTTGGCACATGCAGGCCGCCCGGCAGCGTGCCCGTTTCGCGAATACCACGTGCAACGCAGGATTGCATCGCGGTCCACAATTCGCGCAGGCCTGCGATGATTTCTTCGTCCGTCCGCCATGCGCGTTCGTTGGCCATCATGAGTTGCGCGATGCTGATCTGCGCGCGATCGCATTGCTCGAGCAATTCATCGCCACTGTTGAAGGGATATTTCAGCGGCGTGGTGTCTGGCACGATGCGATCTTCTGCCGCTTCATCTTGATTGACGACGAATCCGCCGCCGACCGAATAGTAGTCACGCGTGGCGATTTCATCGCCATTCGCGTCGAACGCACAGAAACGCATGCCATTGGTATGGAAGGGCAGCTTTTGTCGCTTGTTCATGATGAGATCGGTTTTCTCATTGAACGCAACGTCATGTGTGCCGCCCAAACGCACCGATTTACTTGTTCGAATCCGCGTCAAGGCATCCGGAATGATGTCGGGATCGATCAGGTTGGGCTCATGGCCCTCAAGGCCCATCAGCACGGCTTTGTCGGTGCCATGTCCGCGGCCGGTCAAGGCGAGTGAGCCAAATACTTCGGCGCGGATGCGCGCGACGCTATCGAGCAGGCCTTGTTCCACCAAATGATGAGCGACAAAGCGTGCAGCCGCGCGCATGGGGCCGACCGTATGCGAAGAGCTCGGGCCGATGCCGATCTTGTAAATGTCGAACGTACTGACCGCCATGCGCATTGCTCCTTATTCAGGGCATTATTCTATCTCGACCCTACCGACTGGGCTGCAAACGCATTGAGATTTATCTTGTACCAACGCGACTACTGTCACCTATGTGATTTGGCCTTGGCCGAGCTTGCCGCGGCGCGTGCCCCTGAGTTCGAGTCGATCTTCATTGATGACCTGCCCGAGCTCGAACCGATTTACGGTGTTCGGGTGCCGGTTTTCAAAGACATCCACACGGGGGCGGAGATCGGCTGGCCGTTTGATGCGGCCAGCGTGCGCGATTGGCTGTCGAACCTGCCGGGCATCACCCCTTGAGCATGCGTGTCAGCGTGCGGTCACGCACAAACATGTGGTGATACAGCGCCGCAAGCATGTGCGCCGAGGCAACGACCACTAACACCCAAAACATTTGTTCGTGCCAATACTCGAACGTCTTGTGCGTTGTTTCATTGAGTGCGACCAGATCAGGCATGGGAATGCCAAACCAGTTCAAGGGGCGCTTGCCCGAATCCGACACAATCCAACCGGTGATCGGCATGATGAAAATAAGCAGATACAACAGGCCGTGCATGAAGGATGCTGCCAACGCCTGAGCACGCGAAGTGCCTTCGACCGGTTTAGGTGCGCCCGCATAGATGCGCCAAATCACGCGTGCAATCGCAAGCAGCAAAATCGTGATACCAAAGGACTTGTGCCAATTCATGATGCCGTCCGGCAATTCGTGCCGAAGCAAACCCGTCGTGCCCTGAAACAAGATCAACACAACGATGAGCCAATGGAAGAAGCGGCTCACGCTGCCCCAGCTGTCAACAGTGTTCTTCGTAGTCATGGTCTACCAACGGAACTGTAGGGAAAGCCTGATTCTAGCCTGCGAATATTGCCCTGCATCAAGCAGACCGCCACCATGGCCGTTCCGGCGGGGAGGCCGGGAGGGACAAAATGCAGCTAAGAACATGGGCGCGCGTCGTCTGTTGCTTGTGCGCCTTGGCGTACGCGTCGTTGTTGTGTGCGCAAGCTGCGCCCTGGATCCCAAGCTTTCGCCTCATGGGCGCGCAACAGGGCCTGAGCAATAGCGCGGTCGACGCCCTTGTGCGCGACCAGCAAGGCGTGGTTTGGATGGCAACCGAGGATGGCCTGATTCAACACGCAGGCCGGGGCTTCAAGACGTTTCGACACGCCGACACCGCGTGGTTGCCCGGCAATTCAATTCAAGCGTTGCATGTGGATGCGAACAATCGCCTGTGGATCTCGGTGATGGGCCATGGGGTTGTTCGATTGGACGCGGATCGTATCCACGCGCAGCATTTCGATACGCACGTGCATTCCAAGTTGGTGGATGTCTGGGCCATACAAGACGACGGCGACGATGTCTGGTTCGGGACGGCGAATGACGGCTTGCTGCGAATGAATTTACGCACGCGTCGAATTCAGACGTACTTGAACGCGACGTCAGATAGCCCGGCCGGGCGAGAAAAAATTGTCGCATTGCTGCGTCGCGCGCCTGGCGACATTTGGGTGGCGACGGCCGCAGGTCTTTTCCGCTGGCGGCAGGGTCAAATGTCGATCATCGACTTACCGATAGGCCAAGCCGATGACGTGGTGTATAGCTTGGCGCAAGACGCGCATCAGGTATGGATCGGTACCGCATCGGGCGTGTTCTCACTATCGAACGACAATCGCGTTGCTGTGCCTACTTGGTCCGCCGCGTTTGCACGGCCTAATGCTGCGATCAAAATCGAATCAGCAGGTTCGGGCCAACTTTGGATCGCAACGCAGCGTGGACTGAAGCGTATCGAGCACAACCAGTCGCGCGAGGTGCGCATGGAAGGGGCCATGCACGGAAAGCCGGTGCGCGCTTTGTATCGGCAAGCCGACGGTGCCCTGTGGGCGACGGCACCCGGGATTGGGCTCGCGTACCTGCGGCCGAACTGGAAAGACGTCACGCAGTTGCGTGCATTGC from Lysobacter sp. HDW10 encodes the following:
- a CDS encoding M23 family metallopeptidase; its protein translation is MLCAPTALHAQWLTWPPSSGASAHSPEVLESVRYRGDLQTVEMQLQRNGKSIEVWVVNPLAGPVEVAVDTGQGRSIQRTLAANTRNLLDQFDEGRAVNASLRAIPGPPATTAAAFNYGLPVPELGLRIDQADGGKSSHFTPENRHALDFAAPMGTPVFAARDGLVMQIENDHPDSPLGQKPPQGARPNFVRVLHTDGSMALYAHLQQGSVSVQLGQTVGKGDRLGSVGNSGQSTAPHLHFVVQLNAGMRLTSVHADIETTRGSLRVAGE
- a CDS encoding homoserine dehydrogenase, which codes for MSVACLRPALEIHAAPRITVLGTGTVGRAFVARHVALKSRGVSVPEIAGIANTRGFCRVDRDCPNTVLNQLRESTARSEASWISSAEFGRGDIVVDASASDLIAQQHAGWLRGGAHVVTACKLGTGTSRVRWQDIRDAQTHTGTGYGDSATVGAGLPLIRTLRELSEGGDRITAVAGVLSGSLAYLMNNFDGMRPFSSFVRAAHQAGYTEPDPREDLSGEDVRRKVLILARAAGLALDVEDVQVESLVPAGLQDVSLETFNRRLPEIDPQMRARFARAHKKSEVLKHMGRFEFLTDGTLIARVGLVSLPASHAIASGAGTDNRVAIWTDRYCDNPLVIQGPGAGAEVTAGALMDDVLRIQRAH
- a CDS encoding glutaredoxin family protein is translated as MLYQRDYCHLCDLALAELAAARAPEFESIFIDDLPELEPIYGVRVPVFKDIHTGAEIGWPFDAASVRDWLSNLPGITP
- a CDS encoding cytochrome b — encoded protein: MTTKNTVDSWGSVSRFFHWLIVVLILFQGTTGLLRHELPDGIMNWHKSFGITILLLAIARVIWRIYAGAPKPVEGTSRAQALAASFMHGLLYLLIFIMPITGWIVSDSGKRPLNWFGIPMPDLVALNETTHKTFEYWHEQMFWVLVVVASAHMLAALYHHMFVRDRTLTRMLKG
- the metB gene encoding cystathionine gamma-synthase, which produces MTTAHAASLEFTTRAVRAGIDCDTAFGAVTPPLVLSSNFTFAGFNEKRKYDYTRSGNPTRDLLGDALASLEGGFGGVITATGMGAISVVLNAVLSPEDTVVVPHDCYGGSWRLFNALASKGAFRLLTADFTQEASLNAALSAHPKLVWIETPSNPLLRVTDLEKVIQAARTVGALTCVDNTFLSPALQRPIEFGADVVVHSTTKYINGHSDVVGGAVIAANEALHAEFTWWANCLGLTASPFDSFLTLRGLRTLDARLRVHTENTQVLVDCLSAHPAVRNVNYPGLPLHPGHDIAARQQHGFGAMLSFELQGDTEADQVLAVRAFLDGLQCLTLAESLGGVESLVAHPATMTHAAMTPEARTAAGISNSLLRVSVGIEHADDLLADVNAGLARAARALASCKPKVAA
- a CDS encoding L-serine ammonia-lyase, with protein sequence MAVSTFDIYKIGIGPSSSHTVGPMRAAARFVAHHLVEQGLLDSVARIRAEVFGSLALTGRGHGTDKAVLMGLEGHEPNLIDPDIIPDALTRIRTSKSVRLGGTHDVAFNEKTDLIMNKRQKLPFHTNGMRFCAFDANGDEIATRDYYSVGGGFVVNQDEAAEDRIVPDTTPLKYPFNSGDELLEQCDRAQISIAQLMMANERAWRTDEEIIAGLRELWTAMQSCVARGIRETGTLPGGLHVPRRAPSLYVELQRRPEAGMSDPLTVLDWVNLYALAVNEENAAGGRVITAPTNGAAGIVPSVLHYYARFIPNANEQGVFDFLLTAAAVGILYKENASISGAEVGCQGEVGVACSMAAAGLAAALGGTPRQVENAAEIGMEHNLGLTCDPIGGLVQIPCIERNAMGSVKAINAARMAMRGDGSHKVSLDKVIKTMRDTGRDMQDKYKETSRGGLAVNVIEC